From the Chloroherpetonaceae bacterium genome, the window GTCGTTGCGCACATTGGCAAAATTGAGACCGAACAAAAGCCGCTTGTCTTCGAGCGAAAGATTCAGCTTCGCGTTAGCAGTAAAGGTGTTCAGTTGCATGAGCGCAAAAGACGGGATGTTAAGTTGCCGCTGCTGCGGATTGTAAGCGCCGCCAATGCCTTCGCGCCGATTCATCTGGTAGCCCAAGTCCACATCCAGAGTGTGATTGCCGAAGAAAATCGTGTTGTTGGAAGAGATGAAGGAGTTATCAAGGTTCTGATACCACACTTGATTGTTTCTGCCTTTTTCTATCAAGTCAGGTTGTGCCTGAAATAGGTTAATCTGGCTCTGGTTTTGCAAGCCATACTTAGCTTTGGTGTAGTTGTAGTTCAGAGCGAAGATGCCGAAAGGCAATCGCGCGCCTGCGCTCACCGAAGCATTTTGCTCATTGAATCGCGTGTTTGCAATCACGGCATTGTTGCCATCTCGGAAGTCCTCATGCGATTTCAGGCTGCCGCGCGCTGAGAAAGAAATTCTCCACGCTGCCCCGAAGCCCTAAGGTCGTGAGATAGCCAATCGTGTTTGCATTGTAATGCGCTGTTACATCGCCCTCGAGGCTATTAGGCTGCGCAGGGCGCTCGCGCACGACGTTGATAACGCCGCCCACGGCGTCAGAGCCATATTGCAGCGACGCTGGTCCTTTGATGGCTTCAATGCGAGACGCTGTAAATTCATCGACCAAAAAGGGGTGGTTGGACGAAAAGTTAAAGTTTTCCTGCTTGATGCCATTATTCAGCAGAATCACATTCGCATTCGTTAGCCCCCTGATGACAGGCTTGCCTACCGCATTGCCAAGACTTGAGAAATAAATCCCCGGCGTTCTTGCGATAGCTTGGGAAAGATTTACTGTTCCTGAACTGACAACATCGCGCTTCATCACAGTCGTGATAGGATAAGGCAGCCGTTCTTGCTCCTTGACAAAACCTGCCGTGACGACGATTTCTTCTGTCTCAATTGGCGTTTCGACAAGCGTCACGTTCAATGTGTAAGCGTTCTCGCCGCTGGGAAGCGTAACGGTCTCTAACTTGGATTTGTAGCCCAAGAGACCGAACTCGACCGTGAAGGACTTCAGA encodes:
- a CDS encoding TonB-dependent receptor, encoding MQKGSLALVALFFLLGSGASAQTVLRGKVTDNRGESLAGVTVLVHQAKLTAFTKTDGSYQLSVPENLKSFTVEFGLLGYKSKLETVTLPSGENAYTLNVTLVETPIETEEIVVTAGFVKEQERLPYPITTVMKRDVVSSGTVNLSQAIARTPGIYFSSLGNAVGKPVIRGLTNANVILLNNGIKQENFNFSSNHPFLVDEFTASRIEAIKGPASLQYGSDAVGGVINVVRERPAQPNSLEGDVTAHYNANTIGYLTTLGLRGSVENFFLSARQPEIA